A genomic segment from Etheostoma spectabile isolate EspeVRDwgs_2016 chromosome 11, UIUC_Espe_1.0, whole genome shotgun sequence encodes:
- the cfap97d2 gene encoding uncharacterized protein CFAP97D2 isoform X2 gives MMAHLAYQPLLPTGNKYLQQKWDKTSYDLHRGKVKSAKPTINTSPPKTYVHLAVKLKKQKLEEEWTMKIQRENNMLLEKISHIKRTTGGIDSKNYYDRKSLGKEKQQLELLRITKENQMILSRLSQCRSHYNLRSWNEDWLKTLKVMDSIARYPRGRTNNKRDKKTPLRSTMIVIKKKR, from the exons ATGATGGCACATCTGGCATATCAACCCCTGCTTCCCACTGGAAACAAATATCTGCAGCAGAAATGGGACAAGACTTCATATGATTTACATAGAGGAAAG GTGAAGTCAGCTAAACCAACAATAAACACCTCTCCACCAAAGACCTATGTTCACCTGGCTGTCAAGCTGAAGAAACAAAAG CTTGAAGAAGAATGGACAATGAAGATTCAGAGGGAAAACAATATGCTTTTGGAGAAAATATCACACATCAAGAGGACAACTGGAGGAATTGACAGCAAgaattattatgacagaaaaag CCTTGGCAAGGAGAAGCAACAGCTGGAGTTGCTCCGTATTACCAAGGAGAATCAAATGATCCTGTCCCGTCTGAGCCAGTGCAGGTCTCACTATAATCTGAGGAGCTGGAATGAGGACTGGCTCAAAACCCTCAAGGTGATGGACAGCATTGCACGTTACCCACGAGGAAGGACAAATaacaaaag AGACAAGAAAACTCCATTAAGAAGCACAATGATAGtgataaagaagaaaagatga
- the cdc16 gene encoding cell division cycle protein 16 homolog gives MNLDRLRKRVRQYIDQQQYQSALFWADKIASLSHEEPQDIYWLAQCLYLTSQYHRASHALRSRKLDKLYGACQYLAARCHYAAKEFQQALDILDAEEPASKKLLNRSGKEDNGTPESSKDWDMSPASINSSICLLRGKIYDAMDNRPLATSSYKEALKLDVYCFEAFDLLTSHHMLTAQEEKDFLDSLPLGQQCTEEEEELLHFLFENKLKKYNKPSDLVVPEMANGLQDNLDVVVSLAERHYYNCDFKMCYKLTSMVMVKDPFHANCLPVHIGTLVELGKANELFYLSHKLVDLYPNNPVSWFAVGCYYLMVGHKNEHARRYLSKATTLERTYGPAWIAYGHSFAVESEHDQAMAAYFTAAQLMKGCHLPMLYIGLEYGLTNNSKLAERFFSQALSIAPEDPFVIHEVAVVAFQNGDWKTAERLFLDAMEKIKAIGNEVTVDKWEPLLNNLGHVCRKLKKYDQALEYHRQALVLIPQHASTYSAIGYVHSLIGDFESAIDYFHTALGLKRDDTFSVTMLGHCIEMYIGDTDAYIGTDLNDKVRGSLNTPALMKVLNTSEPGDLLATPRLEETSITSLETPLSNQDKMMLETPLRLSLTLECDMYESDVMLDTLSDTST, from the exons atgaatcttGACAGGCTTCGAAAGCGAGTACGGCAGTACATTGACCAG cAACAGTATCAAAGTGCTCTGTTTTGGGCCGACAAGATAGCGTCCCTGTCTCACG AGGAACCCCAGGATATCTACTGGCTAGCTCAGTGCCTTTACTTGACTTCACAGTACCACAGAGCCTCCCATGCCCTCCGTTCACGAAAACTTGACAAG TTATATGGAGCTTGTCAGTATCTTGCTGCTAGGTGCCAT taTGCTGCCAAAGAATTCCAGCAGGCCTTGGATATCCTGGATGCAGAAGAGCCGGCTAGTAAGAAGCTGCTGAACAGGAGTGGGAAAGAAGACAACGGGACTCCAGAGTCATCAAAGGATTGGGACATGTCCCCTGCTTCT ATCAACAGCTCCATCTGCCTTCTGCGGGGTAAGATCTATGATGCCATGGACAACAGACCGCTGGCCACCTCCAGCTACAAAGAGGCCTTGAAACTGGATGTGTACTGCTTTGAAGCCTTCGACCTTTTAACGTCCCACCACATGTTGACTGCACAGGAAG aAAAAGACTTCCTTGACTCACTTCCTCTGGGTCAACAGTGCaccgaggaagaggaggagctgtTACACTTCTTATTTGAAAATAAGTTAAAGAAG TATAACAAGCCCAGTGATTTGGTGGTGCCAGAGATGGCCAATGGTCTTCAGGACAACTTGGATGTAGTGGTGTCTCTTGCTGAGAGGCATTATTATAACTGTGATTTCAAGATGTGCTACAAACTCACATCAAT GGTAATGGTTAAAGACCCATTCCATGCCAATTGTTTACCAGTCCATATaggaactctggtggaacttGGAAAAGCAAATG AGCTGTTTTACCTCTCACACAAACTTGTAGACTTGTATCCCAACAACCCA GTGTCCTGGTTTGCTGTCGGGTGCTACTATCTCATGGTTGGCCATAAAAATGAACATGCTCGGCGATACCTTAG CAAAGCAACCACGCTGGAGAGGACATATGGTCCTGCATGGATTGCCTATGGCCATTCATTTGCGGTAGAGAGTGAGCATGACCAAGCCATGGCTGCCTACTTCACTGCTGCTCAGCTGATGAAAGG CTGTCACTTACCCATGCTTTATATTGGCCTGGAGTACGGTCTGACCAACAACTCCAAGCTGGCAGAACGTTTCTTCAGCCAGGCTCTTAGTATTGCTCCAGAGGACCCATTTGTCATACACGAGGTGGCGGTTGTGGCCTTTCAAAATGGAGA CTGGAAGACAGCAGAGAGGTTGTTTCTTGATGCAATGGAGAAGATCAAAGCCATAGGAAATGAG GTCACTGTGGACAAATGGGAGCCTTTGTTAAACAACTTGGGTCATGTGTGTCGCAAATTGAA GAAGTATGACCAGGCTCTGGAGTACCACCGTCAGGCCCTGGTGTTAATCCCTCAGCACGCCTCCACCTACTCTGCCATAGGATACGTGCACAGCCTAATAGGCGACTTTGAGAGTGCTATCGACTACTTCCATACG GCACTTGGACTGAAAAGGGACGACACTTTCTCTGTGACGATGCTTGGCCACTGTATTGAGATGTACATTGGCGACACGGATGCCTATATAG GCACAGATCTCAATGACAAGGTGCGAGGCAGCTTGAACACTCCGGCACTGATGAAGGTGCTGAACACATCGGAGCCTGGGGACCTGTTAGCCACCCCAAGATTGGAAGAAACCAGCATCACATCCTTGGAAACGCCACTGTCAAATCAGGACAAGATGATGTTGGAGACACCTTTGCGACTCTCTTTAACCCTTGAGTGTGACATGTACGAGAGCGACGTGATGTTAGACACCTTGTCAGACACCAGCACGTGA
- the cfap97d2 gene encoding uncharacterized protein CFAP97D1 isoform X1 — protein sequence MKRCDIETPGQPQIDRTMMAHLAYQPLLPTGNKYLQQKWDKTSYDLHRGKVKSAKPTINTSPPKTYVHLAVKLKKQKLEEEWTMKIQRENNMLLEKISHIKRTTGGIDSKNYYDRKSLGKEKQQLELLRITKENQMILSRLSQCRSHYNLRSWNEDWLKTLKVMDSIARYPRGRTNNKRDKKTPLRSTMIVIKKKR from the exons ATGAAGCGTTGTGATATTGAGACACCAGGACAGCCGCAGA TTGACAGGACCATGATGGCACATCTGGCATATCAACCCCTGCTTCCCACTGGAAACAAATATCTGCAGCAGAAATGGGACAAGACTTCATATGATTTACATAGAGGAAAG GTGAAGTCAGCTAAACCAACAATAAACACCTCTCCACCAAAGACCTATGTTCACCTGGCTGTCAAGCTGAAGAAACAAAAG CTTGAAGAAGAATGGACAATGAAGATTCAGAGGGAAAACAATATGCTTTTGGAGAAAATATCACACATCAAGAGGACAACTGGAGGAATTGACAGCAAgaattattatgacagaaaaag CCTTGGCAAGGAGAAGCAACAGCTGGAGTTGCTCCGTATTACCAAGGAGAATCAAATGATCCTGTCCCGTCTGAGCCAGTGCAGGTCTCACTATAATCTGAGGAGCTGGAATGAGGACTGGCTCAAAACCCTCAAGGTGATGGACAGCATTGCACGTTACCCACGAGGAAGGACAAATaacaaaag AGACAAGAAAACTCCATTAAGAAGCACAATGATAGtgataaagaagaaaagatga